A single region of the Peromyscus eremicus chromosome 16_21, PerEre_H2_v1, whole genome shotgun sequence genome encodes:
- the Vsir gene encoding V-type immunoglobulin domain-containing suppressor of T-cell activation, with protein sequence MGVPTVPEASGPRRGTLLLALFLAASRGPVAAFKVATPYSLYVCPEGQNVTLTCRILGPVAKGQDVTFYKTWYLSSRSEVQVCKERRPIRNFTSQHAHPHHGSHQAPNTSHDQAQAHGLELASDHHGNFSITVRNVTLRDSGLYCCHVVEIRHHHPEHRLFGYMELQVQTGKDSPPNCTAYPSNEQESDSITAAALATGACIVGILCLPLILLLVYKQRQVASHRRAQELVRMDSGNTQGIENPGFESAPPFQGMPEAKSRPPLSYVAQRQPSESGRHLLSAPSTPLSPPGPGDVFFPSLDPVPDSPNSEVI encoded by the exons ATGGGTGTCCCCACGGTCCCTGAGGCCAGCGGCCCGCGCCGGGGGACCCTGCTCCTCGCTCTTTTTCTGGCTGCATCCAGAG GTCCGGTAGCAGCCTTCAAGGTGGCTACACCATATTCCCTGTACGTGTGTCCCGAGGGGCAGAACGTCACCCTCACCTGCAGGATCCTGGGCCCCGTGGCCAAAGGCCAGGATGTGACCTTCTACAAGACGTGGTACCTCAGCTCGCGGAGTGAGGTCCAAGTGTGCAAAGAGCGTCGGCCCATACGGAACTTCACATCCCAGCATGCTCATCCGCACCACGGAAGCCACCAGGCGCCTAACACCAGCCACGACCAGGCCCAGGCGCATGGGCTGGAGTTAGCTTCCGACCACCACGGTAACTTCTCCATCACCGTGCGCAATGTGACCCTGCGGGACAGCGGCCTCTACTGCTGTCATGTGGTAGAAATCAGGCACCACCACCCAGAACACCGGCTCTTCGGGTACATGGAGCTGCAGGTACAGACAG GCAAAGACTCGCCACCTAACTGCACCGCGTACCCGTCTAACGAGCAGGAGAGCGACA GTATCACGGCTGCGGCCCTGGCCACGGGTGCCTGCATCGTGGGaatcctctgcctcccacttaTTCTGCTGCTGGTCTataagcagaggcaggtggcctcTCACCGCC GTGCCCAGGAATTGGTGAGGATGGACAG CGGCAACACCCAAGGTATCGAAAACCCAGGCTTTGAGAGCGCTCCACCCTTCCAGGGGATGCCTGAGGCAAAGAGCAGGCCCCCACTGTCCTATGTGGCCCAGCGGCAACCTTCGGAGTCAGGGCGGCATCTGCTCTCTGCCCCCAGCACACCTCTGTCTCCTCCAGGTCCCGGGGATGTCTTCTTCCCATCCCTAG ATCCAGTCCCTGACTCCCCTAACTCTGAAGTCATCTAA
- the LOC131893822 gene encoding cadherin-23-like, with protein MTFRMDRISGEIATRPAPPDRERQNFYHLVVTVEDEGTPTLSATTHVYVTIVDENDNAPVFQQPHYEVVLDEGPDTVNASLITIQALDLDEGPNGTVTYAIVAGNIINTFRINRHTGVITAAKELDYEISHGRYTLTVTATDQCPILSHRLTSTTTVLVNVNDINDNMPTFPRDYEGPFDVTEGQPGPRVWTFLAHDRDSGPNGQVEYSVVDGDPLGEFVISPVEGVLRVRKDVELDRETIAFYNLTICARDRGVPPLSSTMLVGIRVLDINDNDPVLLNLPMNVTISENSPVSSFVAHVLASDADSGCNALLTFNITAGNRERAFFINATTGIVTVNRPLDRERIPEYRLTVSVKDNPENPRIARKDFDLLLVTLADENDNHPLFTEGTYQAEVMENSPAGTPLTVLNGPILALDADEDVYAIVTYQLLGAHSDLFDINNGTGVVTVRSGVVIDREAFSPPLLELLLLAEDVGLLNGTAHLLVTILDDNDNWPTFSPAAYTVHLLENCPPGFSVLQVTATDEDSGLNGELVYRIEAGAQDRFLIHPVTGVIRVGNATIDREEQESYRLTVVAADRGTVPLSGTAIVTILIDDINDSRPEFLNPIQTVSVLESAEPGTVIANVTAVDLDLNPKLEYHIISIVAKDDTDRLVPDQEDAFAVNINTGCSALSGSFTLQCQGSAHPPTFMLAFGITEV; from the exons GCCACCACCCACGTGTACGTGACTATCGTGGACGAGAATGATAATGCTCCTGTGTTCCAGCAGCCACACTATGAGGTGGTGCTGGATGAGGGCCCGGATACAGTCAACGCCAGTCTTATTACCATCCAGGCGCTGGACCTGGATGAGGGACCGAATGGCACTGTCACCTATGCCATTGTGGCAGGCAACATCATCAATACCTTCCGAATCAACAGGCACACG GGTGTCATTACTGCTGCCAAGGAGCTAGACTATGAGATCAGTCATGGCCGCTACACCCTGACTGTCACTGCCACGGACCAGTGTCCCATCTTGTCCCACCGCCTCACCTCTACTACCACG GTGCTTGTGAATGTGAACGACATCAATGACAACATGCCCACTTTCCCTCGAGACTATGAAGGACCATTTGACGTCACCGAGGGCCAGCCAGGGCCCAGAGTGTGGACATTCCTGGCCCACGACCGGGACTCGGGTCCCAATGGGCAGGTGGAGTACAGCGTTGTGGATGGAGACCCACTGG GGGAGTTCGTGATTTCTCCTGTGGAGGGTGTGCTGAGGGTCCGAAAGGACGTAGAGCTGGACCGGGAGACCATTGCCTTCTACAACCTGACCATCTGTGCCCGAGACAGGGGGGTACCGCCTCTCAGCTCCACA aTGCTGGTGGGCATCCGAGTGCTGGACATCAACGACAACGACCCGGTGCTGTTGAACCTTCCCATGAATGTCACCATCAGTGAGAACAGCCCCGTCTCGAGCTTCGTCGCCCATGTCCTGGCCAGCGACGCCGACAGCGGCTGCAATGCACTTCTCACCTTCAACATCACCGCGGGCAACCGAGAGCGGGCCTTCTTCATCAATGCCACG ACAGGGATCGTCACTGTCAACCGGCCCCTGGACCGAGAGCGCATCCCAGAGTACAGACTGACAGTGTCTGTGAAGGACAACCCGGAGAACCCCCGCATAGCCAGGAAG GATTTTGACTTACTGCTGGTCACTCTGGCCGACGAGAATGACAATCACCCCCTCTTCACTGAGGGCACATACCAGGCAGAGGTGATGGAGAATTCTCCTGCTG GGACACCCCTCACGGTGCTCAATGGGCCTATCCTGGCCCTGGATGCTGATGAGGATGTATACGCCATAGTCACTTACCAGCTGCTGGGTGCCCACAGCGACCTCTTTGATATCAACAACGGCACGG GCGTGGTGACTGTGAGGTCCGGGGTCGTCATTGACCGGGAGGCCTTCTCACCCCCGCtcctggagctgctgctgctggctgagGATGTTGGACTACTCAATGGCACAGCCCACCTGCTCGTCACTATCCTGGATGACAATGATAACTGGCCCACCTTCAGTCCCGCTGCTTACACTGTCCACCTACTGGAGAACTGCCCACCAG GCTTCTCAGTCCTTCAAGTCACAGCCACAGATGAGGACAGTGGCCTCAATGGGGAGCTGGTGTACCGCATAGAAGCCGGGGCTCAGGACCGCTTCCTCATCCATCCCGTCACTGGAGTCATCCGCGTTGGCAATGCCACCATTGACAGAGAAGAACAAGAGTCCTACAGGTTGACAGTGGTGGCCGCCGACCGGGGCACTGTTCCCTTGTCAGGCACGGCCATCGTCACCATCCTGATCGATGACATCAATGACTCCCGCCCTGAATTCCTCAACCCCATCCAGACGGTGAGCGTGCTGGAGTCCGCAGAGCCAGGCACTGTCATTGCCAACGTCACTGCTGTCGACCTTGACCTCAACCCCAAACTGGAGTACCACATCATCAGCATCGTGGCCAAGGATGACACGGACCGCCTGGTGCCTGACCAGGAAGATGCCTTCGCTGTGAATATCAATACAG GCTGCTCAGCCCTTTCTGGGTCCTTCACCCTCCAGTGTCAAGGCAGCGCCCATCCCCCCACCTTCATGCTGGCATTCGGTATTACAGAGGTTTAA